The proteins below are encoded in one region of Spirochaeta isovalerica:
- a CDS encoding response regulator transcription factor encodes MKILIIDDQQVVCQGLAAILGSEEDMEIAALGANGREALELADETGPDLILMDLNMPVMNGVLATKEIKSRHPSIPVLILTTYATDQWLFDALRAGADGYLLKDISSELLIEAVRRTVKGDSFLDPQVTGRVMKAFACAGFPMEKSIPDDFTDREMDVLELLVRGLSNSQIAERANLAPGTVRNYISRILQKLGAEDRIQAALLAVKRGLVSSERPF; translated from the coding sequence ATGAAAATTCTCATTATTGATGATCAGCAGGTCGTCTGCCAGGGGCTGGCAGCCATTCTCGGCAGCGAAGAGGATATGGAAATCGCCGCACTGGGCGCCAACGGCAGGGAAGCCCTGGAACTGGCTGATGAAACCGGTCCCGATCTCATCCTTATGGATCTCAATATGCCGGTCATGAACGGAGTTCTGGCAACTAAGGAAATTAAATCCCGGCACCCGTCCATTCCCGTTCTCATTTTGACCACATATGCTACGGACCAGTGGCTTTTCGACGCTCTGCGGGCAGGCGCTGACGGCTATCTTCTCAAGGATATCAGCAGTGAGCTCCTCATCGAGGCGGTCCGCCGGACAGTAAAAGGAGATTCCTTTCTCGATCCCCAGGTGACGGGGCGGGTTATGAAGGCTTTCGCCTGCGCCGGTTTCCCCATGGAAAAAAGCATCCCCGATGATTTTACTGATAGAGAGATGGATGTGCTGGAGCTACTGGTCAGGGGGCTATCCAATTCCCAGATTGCCGAAAGGGCCAATCTGGCGCCGGGAACGGTTCGCAATTACATAAGCCGGATTCTGCAGAAACTGGGAGCGGAAGACCGGATACAGGCAGCTCTTCTCGCCGTTAAAAGAGGACTGGTCTCCTCCGAAAGGCCTTTTTGA
- a CDS encoding efflux RND transporter periplasmic adaptor subunit: MRIRIQLSIVMVLVLTGIIFFTWKSGNREQEQMIEEIKVPVVTMNPRSGTLEKRISFRSFVESDHTVAVYPQAVGVLQSVPVEEGQRVEAGQLIAVLENESLLLNLQQAQSALNLARDDMNRYKTMYEKSLISEQQFQTVETNYKATESRYELARVQYEYSRVKSPIEGIVQRVNVEPGILVSSQVNLMSIATRDSKIIKADIPEKYYEYFQKKGNLAVEVYRSGDKEKIYRGKIEYVSPFISPGTMKFQVTVKLEDSGQLVPGMYMEVSFILDKRDDQISLPYSALTRKGQLWYVDDENLVHSLTPGEIFNGDEWFAISGDLADKAFIVEGQHFLSEGQEVRVIGGSAN, translated from the coding sequence ATGCGTATTCGGATTCAGTTATCTATTGTAATGGTCCTGGTTCTGACCGGTATCATCTTTTTCACCTGGAAAAGCGGAAACCGCGAACAGGAGCAGATGATTGAGGAGATTAAAGTCCCGGTCGTCACCATGAATCCCCGCAGCGGAACTCTGGAAAAAAGAATCAGTTTCCGGAGTTTTGTGGAAAGCGACCATACTGTTGCCGTATATCCTCAGGCCGTAGGGGTCCTTCAATCGGTTCCCGTAGAAGAGGGGCAGAGAGTTGAAGCGGGACAGCTGATCGCCGTTCTGGAAAACGAAAGCCTCCTTCTGAATCTCCAGCAGGCCCAGTCGGCCCTTAATCTGGCCAGAGATGATATGAACCGCTACAAAACCATGTATGAAAAGAGCCTGATCAGCGAACAGCAGTTCCAGACAGTGGAAACCAATTACAAGGCGACGGAATCCCGGTATGAACTGGCCAGAGTCCAGTACGAATACAGCCGCGTTAAATCTCCCATTGAAGGAATCGTTCAGCGCGTCAATGTGGAGCCGGGCATCCTGGTATCCTCTCAGGTCAATCTTATGTCCATTGCCACCCGGGACTCAAAGATAATCAAGGCTGACATACCGGAAAAGTATTATGAGTATTTTCAGAAGAAGGGAAACCTCGCCGTGGAAGTGTACAGATCGGGCGACAAAGAGAAAATCTATCGGGGAAAAATAGAATATGTGTCTCCCTTCATATCTCCGGGCACCATGAAATTTCAGGTGACAGTCAAGCTTGAAGACAGCGGACAACTTGTTCCCGGAATGTATATGGAAGTGAGTTTCATCCTCGACAAAAGAGATGATCAGATATCCCTTCCCTATAGCGCCCTAACCAGAAAGGGACAATTGTGGTATGTGGATGATGAGAATCTGGTACACTCCCTCACTCCCGGAGAAATTTTCAACGGAGACGAGTGGTTCGCCATTTCCGGCGACCTGGCCGACAAGGCTTTTATTGTGGAGGGGCAGCATTTTTTAAGTGAGGGCCAGGAAGTCAGGGTAATCGGCGGGAGCGCGAACTGA
- a CDS encoding sensor histidine kinase, with protein MKTIKLEPGWLKIYGAIHGLKVLYYMITLLSFFTESFTLWTKSFPFHVALILLLINIFLLALPMLRPFFRGNRLRFYLAFLLAWDFFLILAEYYYHLAYLYSDRYFLSAIGIMPPYLSALVLLMLVAWQYRRRMFILIVVLRMVLSIYIISLLNELEGLKWIIWTLFETASLFIMGGIVFFLVSQLKKQREDLKSMNRQITRHAATAEELAVSWERNRLARELHDTLAHSFSALAVQLEACRRFLEQDRDKAKKFLEEAHKITVGGLNDTRAALKELRSAPLEEMGLVLALREAAVKAADRCGAELELDLPEAALCTIPEREEQMIYRIALEALENAVRHSGASHLSFKFSFSSGSFCLKISDRGQGFDAGEPHEGKWGLIGMAERAGLIGAVFTVKSRSGQGTEIILEKSGSDYENSHY; from the coding sequence ATGAAGACAATCAAACTGGAGCCGGGATGGCTGAAAATATACGGAGCCATCCACGGGTTGAAGGTTCTCTACTACATGATAACTCTTCTTTCTTTTTTTACGGAGAGCTTCACGCTCTGGACCAAATCCTTCCCCTTTCATGTAGCCCTGATTCTGCTTCTGATCAATATTTTCCTTCTTGCCCTGCCCATGCTCCGGCCCTTTTTCAGAGGGAACAGGCTCCGGTTTTATCTGGCTTTTCTGCTGGCCTGGGATTTCTTTCTTATTCTGGCTGAATATTATTACCATCTGGCTTATCTCTACAGCGACAGGTATTTCCTCTCGGCTATCGGCATTATGCCGCCCTATCTGTCAGCGCTGGTTCTTCTTATGCTCGTCGCATGGCAGTATCGCCGGCGGATGTTTATTCTTATAGTCGTACTCCGCATGGTTCTGTCGATATACATCATCTCCCTTTTAAACGAACTTGAAGGATTGAAATGGATTATCTGGACTCTCTTTGAAACGGCAAGCCTTTTTATAATGGGCGGAATTGTCTTTTTTCTGGTCAGCCAGCTGAAAAAACAGCGGGAGGATCTGAAGTCCATGAACAGGCAGATCACGCGGCACGCCGCCACGGCGGAGGAATTGGCCGTCAGCTGGGAGAGAAACCGGCTGGCCCGGGAGCTTCACGATACGCTGGCCCACAGCTTCAGCGCCCTGGCTGTCCAGCTCGAAGCGTGCCGCAGGTTTTTGGAACAGGATAGGGATAAAGCTAAAAAATTCCTGGAGGAAGCCCATAAGATTACGGTTGGCGGTTTAAATGATACCCGTGCTGCTCTGAAGGAGCTGCGTTCCGCTCCTCTGGAAGAAATGGGACTTGTTCTGGCTTTACGAGAGGCTGCCGTGAAAGCGGCGGATCGTTGCGGAGCGGAACTTGAGCTGGATCTCCCCGAAGCCGCCTTATGTACCATCCCGGAAAGAGAGGAGCAGATGATCTACCGCATTGCCCTTGAAGCTCTGGAGAATGCTGTCCGCCATTCCGGGGCTTCTCATCTTTCGTTCAAATTCAGTTTCTCCTCCGGTTCCTTCTGTCTGAAGATTTCCGACAGGGGGCAAGGTTTTGATGCGGGGGAGCCGCATGAGGGAAAATGGGGGCTGATCGGCATGGCAGAACGCGCCGGACTGATAGGAGCGGTATTTACTGTTAAGTCTCGCTCGGGGCAGGGGACGGAAATTATTCTGGAAAAGTCAGGGAGCGATTATGAAAATTCTCATTATTGA
- a CDS encoding efflux RND transporter permease subunit: MKISRFAVKHPAIVIISMISLLIFSVLSFMSTPIAFIPDVNMPMYHVITVYPGADADRVNDEVSILLEKQLATLSGLDSISCKSSDSLSIIELEFSDDVNADTVLPSIREKINRIKSDLPEGLSGEPFILLMEASNASPILSFIMDSPMTEDQQTLFAEDMVVPALSSIKGVANAEVIGGRKNEVRITLDSGRMEALDLSVLGVSRIIGSNNRSLPAGSVEYRGKSLVVETAGNFQSLDDLKRLIVGSRAGSPIYLGDVADIELLPPVEDSLLIADGEETILIKLYRRDGEDVLKIIREAKEILSGLADERTDVDAFNYIQDESRVTFNAVWSISKSLLLGIVLAFVVIFLFLKNIRFALYISVSLPLSILFSMIGLKLAGLSLNLLSLAGLTVAIGMVVDASIVIMENIHKHMSEGLDKKTASIKGAMEMGNAVLASALTTISVFIPMLFLKGIVGIFFGNIAITIILSLTASLIVSLIVVPFLSAHLPGTSGEKEHNWLDKLSDLYKSGLEKMLDKKSFIFTFAAAVLIISGLSLQTLGMNVFPSLDTGEIEIHLEYPAGYTLGKSREKTDEIEKIIRDRVEGIETMFFEISPGRATGSVLLVQADRREKSTHEINKILTAEINSSVTDVKALFFNGGLDTLITYATGGRGYIVDLYSPDFEELELASETVENIIRQDPSVYYADNSAGADNMKLKFVIDPYRIGQLGLSTYEAAATGTVLYLGDTVGTYRDGEVIRDITLISDLHEQPLTSDTMNRMHLLNSMGSNISYSSFSEMEMERTPEAVSRENRLYHASITGYYFGEDVTAIDKRMNSKLEEIAFPSTITRGTGGTAGMLEDELPGMITVLLIALFLVYAVMVIQFEKFRQPFIIIAAYPFSLIGLVFGLNLFGSVLSFIAFLGLIALSGVVVNNAIILVDYTNLLRREKEMTIREALLESAGSRLQPILMTTLTTMLGVLPMALGRGNGAEMYAPLGQVILGGMFTSTFITLFFIPALYEFLERKKTSS; this comes from the coding sequence ATGAAAATTTCCCGCTTCGCCGTTAAGCATCCGGCCATTGTCATCATATCGATGATATCCCTTCTCATATTCAGCGTCCTCTCTTTTATGAGTACCCCCATTGCCTTTATTCCCGACGTGAATATGCCCATGTATCATGTCATTACCGTCTATCCCGGAGCCGATGCGGACCGGGTCAACGACGAAGTGTCCATACTTCTTGAAAAACAGCTGGCGACGCTGTCGGGGCTCGATTCCATCAGCTGCAAGTCATCGGATTCCCTTTCGATTATCGAACTGGAGTTTTCCGATGACGTGAATGCCGATACCGTTCTCCCTTCCATAAGGGAAAAAATCAACAGAATCAAATCCGATCTTCCCGAAGGTCTTTCCGGCGAACCGTTTATTCTGTTAATGGAAGCTTCAAACGCCTCTCCCATACTCAGCTTTATTATGGACAGCCCCATGACCGAAGACCAGCAGACGCTTTTTGCTGAGGACATGGTGGTTCCCGCGCTGTCTTCCATAAAGGGCGTGGCTAACGCGGAAGTGATCGGCGGCCGCAAAAATGAAGTGCGCATTACTCTCGATTCCGGCAGAATGGAAGCCCTGGATCTCTCGGTTCTGGGAGTCAGCCGGATAATCGGCAGCAATAACCGCTCGCTCCCGGCGGGATCCGTCGAATACCGCGGAAAGAGCCTGGTCGTGGAAACAGCCGGTAACTTTCAATCTCTCGATGATCTGAAACGGCTGATTGTGGGATCCCGGGCGGGAAGTCCGATCTATCTGGGAGACGTTGCGGACATAGAGCTCCTTCCTCCCGTTGAAGATTCGCTTCTCATTGCCGACGGTGAAGAGACGATCCTTATCAAATTGTATCGCCGCGATGGCGAAGATGTCCTGAAAATCATCAGGGAAGCGAAAGAAATCCTGTCGGGCCTGGCCGATGAACGGACCGATGTGGATGCTTTCAACTATATCCAGGATGAAAGCCGTGTGACCTTCAACGCCGTCTGGTCCATAAGCAAATCTCTTTTGCTGGGGATCGTTCTCGCCTTTGTCGTCATTTTTCTGTTTCTGAAAAATATCCGCTTCGCCCTGTATATTTCCGTGTCTCTCCCCTTGAGCATTCTCTTTTCCATGATCGGATTAAAGCTGGCCGGTCTCTCGCTCAACCTTCTCAGCCTGGCGGGCCTGACAGTTGCCATAGGCATGGTGGTCGACGCCTCCATCGTCATTATGGAAAATATTCACAAGCACATGAGTGAAGGGCTGGATAAAAAAACGGCATCCATCAAGGGAGCGATGGAAATGGGCAACGCCGTTCTCGCGTCGGCTCTGACAACCATAAGCGTTTTCATTCCCATGCTCTTCCTCAAAGGAATAGTCGGAATTTTCTTCGGGAATATCGCCATAACCATTATCCTCAGCCTCACCGCGTCCCTCATCGTTTCGCTTATAGTCGTCCCTTTCCTTTCGGCTCACCTGCCCGGAACGTCCGGGGAGAAAGAACACAACTGGCTGGATAAGCTGTCGGATCTCTACAAAAGCGGACTGGAAAAAATGCTCGATAAAAAGAGTTTTATTTTCACCTTCGCCGCGGCGGTCCTGATCATCAGCGGCTTATCCCTTCAGACTCTGGGCATGAATGTCTTCCCCTCTCTGGATACGGGAGAGATAGAAATCCATCTGGAATATCCCGCGGGATACACTTTGGGAAAAAGCAGAGAAAAAACAGATGAGATCGAAAAAATCATACGGGACCGTGTCGAAGGGATAGAAACCATGTTTTTCGAGATTTCCCCGGGCAGAGCCACGGGCTCGGTTCTCCTCGTCCAGGCTGACCGGAGAGAGAAGAGCACCCATGAGATCAATAAAATCCTGACGGCGGAAATCAACAGCAGCGTGACTGATGTCAAAGCCCTTTTCTTCAACGGGGGCCTCGATACGCTGATAACCTATGCCACAGGAGGCCGCGGCTACATCGTCGATCTCTACAGTCCCGATTTCGAAGAGCTTGAACTGGCATCGGAAACAGTGGAAAACATAATCAGGCAGGACCCCTCGGTTTATTATGCGGATAACAGCGCCGGGGCCGATAATATGAAACTCAAATTTGTCATAGACCCCTATAGAATCGGCCAGCTGGGACTCAGCACCTATGAAGCGGCGGCGACGGGAACCGTTCTCTACCTGGGCGACACGGTAGGCACCTACCGCGACGGCGAGGTCATAAGGGACATTACCCTTATATCAGACCTGCATGAGCAACCGCTGACTTCCGACACAATGAACAGGATGCACCTGCTCAACAGTATGGGGAGCAATATAAGCTACAGCTCCTTCTCGGAAATGGAAATGGAAAGAACGCCCGAAGCGGTAAGCCGTGAGAACAGACTATACCATGCCTCCATTACAGGCTACTACTTCGGTGAAGACGTAACGGCCATAGACAAGCGGATGAACAGCAAACTGGAGGAAATAGCCTTTCCGTCGACTATTACGAGGGGTACCGGTGGAACGGCGGGAATGCTGGAAGACGAATTGCCCGGCATGATAACCGTACTGCTGATCGCCCTTTTCCTGGTCTACGCCGTCATGGTCATTCAGTTCGAAAAATTCCGCCAGCCCTTTATCATCATAGCGGCCTATCCCTTCAGCCTCATCGGGCTGGTATTCGGACTCAACCTGTTCGGTTCCGTGCTGTCTTTCATAGCCTTTCTGGGACTGATCGCCCTGTCCGGCGTCGTAGTCAACAATGCGATTATTCTGGTGGACTATACCAACCTTCTCCGCAGGGAAAAGGAAATGACCATAAGGGAAGCTCTGCTGGAAAGCGCCGGATCACGGCTCCAGCCCATCCTGATGACAACGCTCACAACCATGCTAGGGGTCCTTCCCATGGCGCTGGGCCGGGGTAATGGAGCGGAGATGTACGCGCCTCTGGGACAGGTGATTCTGGGGGGTATGTTCACATCGACATTTATCACCCTCTTTTTTATCCCGGCGCTCTATGAATTTCTGGAAAGGAAAAAAACGAGTTCTTAA
- the pepD gene encoding beta-Ala-His dipeptidase, translating into MSKNYTQQLLDQLEDINRIPRKSGNRGPITEYFKKWAAKQGFACREDHVQNLVIEVPGTKGYENSPVVVLQGHTDMVCEKTPESAHDFSKDPIEHVIEGDWLTAKDTSLGADNGIGLAMAMVAATDDAIAHPPLELLFTTDEEVGLWGADEIKPDFFKGRIMINLDSEELGIFTLGCAGSVVSHIDYKMETTGCARTLTGLTLKVGGFRGGHSGQDIHKERANATAELIRGLEWLSRETPIRIASLSGGSAMNAISRSAEALIVVPGEKKNAVETAWSQFGSMIAAENNVVETSAFGVAKESAVPEKAFSEDDSRSLVEKLRLVPHGVLHMNAELPEQLETSLNFGVLLTTEKGIRITTMQRSAVKSRLQEITDRVETFARITGGKYTLEIFSDPWQPDWKSPLVAKSCQIWEDMFKKKPLLEVTHGGLECGVIGNLIGGMDMISFGPDIEDPHSPDEKLRISSVEPVFGFLIKLLEELK; encoded by the coding sequence ATGAGCAAAAACTATACGCAGCAGCTGCTCGATCAGCTGGAAGATATAAACCGGATCCCCCGGAAGTCGGGAAACCGGGGGCCTATTACTGAATATTTTAAAAAATGGGCAGCGAAACAGGGCTTCGCCTGCCGGGAAGACCATGTCCAGAATCTGGTTATCGAAGTTCCGGGAACAAAAGGGTATGAAAACTCTCCCGTCGTCGTCCTTCAGGGCCATACCGATATGGTCTGTGAGAAAACGCCCGAATCCGCTCATGATTTTTCGAAAGATCCCATCGAACATGTTATCGAGGGAGACTGGCTGACCGCTAAAGACACCAGTCTCGGCGCCGATAACGGAATCGGTCTGGCCATGGCCATGGTCGCAGCTACCGATGACGCTATTGCCCATCCTCCTCTGGAGCTGTTGTTCACCACTGACGAAGAAGTTGGACTGTGGGGAGCCGATGAAATAAAACCGGATTTTTTCAAAGGGCGGATCATGATTAATCTCGATTCGGAAGAGTTGGGGATTTTTACATTGGGTTGCGCCGGCTCAGTCGTCAGCCATATCGATTACAAAATGGAGACTACAGGCTGTGCGAGGACTCTGACAGGCCTGACTCTCAAAGTCGGGGGATTTCGCGGCGGACATTCCGGCCAGGATATTCATAAAGAGAGAGCTAATGCCACTGCGGAACTGATTCGCGGGCTGGAATGGCTCAGCCGGGAAACGCCTATCCGTATTGCTTCCCTTTCAGGCGGCTCGGCTATGAATGCCATTTCCCGTTCCGCCGAAGCCTTGATTGTTGTTCCCGGAGAAAAAAAGAACGCCGTTGAAACAGCATGGTCCCAGTTCGGCTCGATGATAGCTGCAGAAAACAATGTGGTGGAGACAAGCGCCTTCGGGGTCGCCAAGGAAAGCGCTGTTCCCGAAAAAGCTTTTTCAGAAGATGACAGCCGCTCGCTGGTGGAGAAGCTGAGGCTCGTTCCTCATGGCGTCCTCCATATGAATGCCGAATTGCCGGAACAGCTTGAAACCTCGCTCAATTTCGGAGTTCTCCTGACAACGGAAAAGGGAATCCGCATCACAACCATGCAGCGGAGCGCCGTAAAGTCGAGACTCCAGGAGATTACCGACCGAGTTGAGACTTTTGCCCGCATCACCGGTGGAAAGTACACTCTGGAAATCTTCTCCGATCCCTGGCAGCCCGACTGGAAGAGCCCTCTGGTCGCCAAGAGCTGTCAGATCTGGGAAGATATGTTCAAGAAAAAACCGCTACTGGAAGTGACCCACGGCGGTCTGGAATGCGGTGTCATCGGTAATCTGATCGGCGGAATGGATATGATCTCTTTCGGACCGGATATCGAGGATCCCCATTCTCCTGACGAGAAACTGCGAATATCTTCTGTGGAGCCGGTATTCGGCTTTCTGATAAAACTGCTCGAAGAGCTTAAGTGA
- a CDS encoding histidinol-phosphatase HisJ family protein, whose product MFVYETHGIHAGTGKDHLKHGIDNLEEIVRKAIDMGHPSVTFIVHTPRLTGYRYDAERRTDIKFIRGDAAYFRYGNNIKELKKKYGDRITIIHGIELEWLGTDLGLQWNKSKIFQADGIDFVIGSIHFSKEKIAYDGSIAETERLLERRGDKSRLWVEYLEEMMEMVDTTYKIIDVVGHIDLPKLYTGLPECFAELDDSDEPEAVKMRLLLEKISEYNLSLDVNMAGHVKGCGIYPQLPVLKRARALNIPVTIGTDCHHAEDYGRNYKMALDYIAEAGYTWYLSYRNGIPIKHPVKEREYSEEHYNYLNLAIELLKRRFSRSVPLRLPNLSFGGKFRDLLSDFPGSTASGDTSIIRARTGEKSITVSDKNSAVKNQVMMKGLYSHHRDDVGVLSLLFNALASESINVETAWLDYSNDRTATAFLTLSGQEDRLNDALEFASSTRPGSFLTLEERDMFPLRSSKKDNPTILEIDGIEMNIPISSCMIITSHKNSKGVLLILLSALASVNVNVKNLQLGKRGNKAYAVLGVEGEEKEIKDVLSRLGSSFHEASCISLSDFTGK is encoded by the coding sequence ATGTTTGTCTATGAAACTCACGGAATACACGCCGGAACCGGCAAAGACCATCTGAAGCACGGCATCGACAATCTGGAAGAGATTGTCCGGAAAGCCATTGATATGGGGCACCCTTCAGTCACATTCATCGTCCACACGCCGCGGCTGACCGGTTACCGCTATGACGCGGAACGGCGCACCGATATTAAATTCATCCGCGGCGATGCCGCTTACTTCCGGTATGGAAACAATATAAAAGAACTCAAAAAAAAATACGGTGACCGGATAACGATAATTCACGGAATAGAGCTGGAGTGGCTCGGCACGGATCTGGGTCTTCAATGGAACAAATCCAAAATATTCCAGGCCGACGGAATCGACTTTGTCATCGGATCTATCCACTTTTCCAAAGAGAAAATCGCTTACGACGGTTCAATCGCCGAGACGGAAAGATTGCTGGAGAGAAGGGGTGACAAAAGCCGGCTCTGGGTCGAATACCTGGAGGAGATGATGGAAATGGTCGACACAACCTACAAAATCATCGATGTCGTCGGTCATATCGATCTCCCCAAACTCTATACGGGACTCCCCGAATGCTTTGCGGAACTCGATGATTCCGATGAACCGGAGGCGGTCAAAATGCGCCTCCTGCTGGAAAAGATAAGCGAGTACAATCTCTCTCTGGATGTCAATATGGCCGGTCATGTCAAAGGCTGCGGCATCTACCCCCAGCTGCCTGTTTTAAAGCGGGCCAGAGCTCTGAACATTCCCGTCACGATCGGAACGGACTGCCATCATGCCGAAGATTACGGCCGGAACTACAAGATGGCTCTGGATTACATCGCCGAAGCGGGATACACCTGGTATTTGAGCTACCGGAACGGAATTCCCATAAAGCATCCCGTAAAAGAACGGGAATACTCGGAAGAGCACTATAACTACCTGAACCTGGCCATCGAGCTTTTGAAAAGACGTTTTTCCCGGTCCGTACCTCTTCGTCTGCCCAATCTCTCCTTCGGAGGAAAATTCCGGGATCTCCTTTCCGATTTCCCCGGTTCGACCGCTTCGGGAGACACGTCGATTATCAGGGCGAGAACCGGCGAGAAATCCATCACTGTTTCCGATAAGAACAGCGCAGTCAAGAACCAGGTTATGATGAAAGGCCTCTATTCTCATCACCGGGATGACGTGGGTGTTCTGTCCCTGCTCTTCAACGCACTGGCTTCGGAAAGCATCAATGTGGAAACAGCCTGGCTCGATTACAGCAATGATAGAACAGCTACGGCCTTCCTCACTCTCAGCGGGCAGGAAGACAGACTGAATGATGCCCTGGAATTCGCTTCCAGCACCCGTCCCGGGAGCTTTCTGACCCTTGAAGAGCGGGATATGTTTCCACTTCGCAGTTCCAAGAAAGATAATCCGACAATTCTGGAGATCGACGGAATCGAGATGAATATTCCCATCAGCTCCTGTATGATCATCACAAGCCATAAAAACTCAAAAGGCGTGCTGTTGATTCTTCTGTCGGCTCTGGCCTCGGTCAATGTGAATGTCAAGAATCTCCAGCTGGGGAAACGGGGGAACAAAGCCTATGCCGTTCTGGGAGTGGAAGGAGAGGAGAAAGAGATAAAAGATGTCTTATCCCGTCTCGGTTCATCCTTCCATGAAGCCTCGTGCATATCCTTAAGTGATTTTACGGGAAAATGA
- a CDS encoding fumarylacetoacetate hydrolase family protein: protein MTIEEGNRKIKPGKIVCVGRNYVEHIRELGNEIPGEMVLFMKPSTSITGELVSVHCGEPLHYECEICFLFEKGGFSRAAIGLDLTKRGLQSRLKEKGLPWERAKGFDGAALFSPFVPFDGDYSRLSLVLEIDGNTVQSASTDLMMYKPDEIQKEITSFITLEDGDIVMTGTPAGVGTVEKGKVFRGILLEGGTILSEKSWTVSN from the coding sequence ATGACAATCGAAGAGGGAAACCGGAAAATCAAACCGGGTAAAATCGTCTGCGTGGGCCGCAATTATGTGGAACACATCCGGGAACTGGGGAACGAGATTCCCGGGGAAATGGTTCTGTTTATGAAACCTTCCACTTCAATTACCGGTGAACTGGTAAGCGTCCATTGCGGCGAACCGCTCCATTATGAGTGCGAGATCTGCTTTCTTTTCGAAAAGGGCGGATTTTCCCGGGCTGCAATCGGTCTGGATCTGACCAAACGGGGGCTGCAGAGCCGTCTGAAAGAAAAAGGTCTCCCCTGGGAACGGGCCAAAGGTTTCGACGGGGCTGCTCTTTTTTCTCCTTTTGTTCCTTTCGACGGTGATTATTCCAGGCTCTCCCTGGTATTGGAAATAGACGGAAATACGGTGCAATCCGCTTCTACAGACCTGATGATGTATAAACCTGATGAAATCCAGAAAGAAATAACCTCATTTATAACTCTGGAAGATGGCGATATCGTTATGACAGGAACTCCGGCCGGCGTCGGTACGGTCGAGAAAGGAAAAGTATTCAGAGGCATTCTTCTGGAAGGGGGAACCATTCTCTCCGAAAAATCCTGGACTGTTTCAAACTGA